From Marinobacterium sp. LSUCC0821, a single genomic window includes:
- a CDS encoding VOC family protein codes for MKYLHTMVRVTDIDASLAFYCDALGMVEISRKESEAGRFTLIFLAAPNDAERGRAEQAPLLELTYNWDPEAYEGGRNFGHLAFAVDDIYATCAHMQACGVVINRPPRDGRMAFVRSPDLISVELLQKGDALAPAEPWLSMANIGEW; via the coding sequence ATGAAATACCTTCACACCATGGTTCGTGTAACCGATATTGATGCATCGCTAGCCTTCTATTGTGATGCTTTAGGAATGGTTGAGATCTCCCGTAAAGAGAGTGAAGCGGGGCGTTTTACACTTATCTTTTTAGCAGCTCCGAATGATGCAGAGCGCGGCAGGGCTGAGCAGGCGCCGCTGCTTGAGTTGACCTATAACTGGGATCCGGAAGCTTATGAAGGTGGCCGTAACTTTGGCCACCTAGCTTTCGCAGTGGATGATATTTACGCTACCTGTGCCCACATGCAAGCTTGTGGTGTAGTGATTAACCGACCACCGCGAGATGGTCGAATGGCTTTTGTTCGCTCTCCCGATTTGATCTCAGTAGAGCTATTGCAAAAAGGTGATGCACTAGCACCTGCTGAACCTTGGCTATCGATGGCCAACATAGGTGAGTGGTAG
- a CDS encoding alpha-D-glucose phosphate-specific phosphoglucomutase, protein MTLINTTPFQDQKPGTSGLRKKVRHFQQPHYLENFVQAIFNAVGGGQNGCLVVGGDGRYFNREAVQTIVAMAIANGYKEIIVGQGGILSTPAASCVIRKYKCSGGIILSASHNPGGPDEDFGIKYNGANGGPATEQLTDKIYAESCALTSYKLSAIEAIDLDLIGTLDVEGVKVRIIDSVSDYAELMESLFDFPAMRSLLSGGEFSFCFDAMHAVTGPYAKEILINRLGAPAESVINATPEEDFGGHHPDPNLVHAADLVSKVNQNGLDFGAASDGDGDRNMIIGNNFYVNPCDSLAVLAANATLIPGYAQGLAGVARSMPTSRALDRVAAAQGLNCYETPTGWKFFGNLIDDGRITFCGEESFGTGSSHVREKDGLWAVLCWLNILASTGESVASLMRNHWQNFGRDLFTRHDYEGLDSAQAAEMMKALDEKLTNLAGSNFDGFVVETADQFAYSDPVDGSVSQRQGVRILFTNGARIVVRLSGTGTSGATLRVYLDRFINEDLECDTQAALAPLSAVASKLIGVEAFTGRKAPDVVT, encoded by the coding sequence ATGACGCTCATTAATACGACCCCTTTTCAAGATCAGAAGCCCGGTACCTCGGGCCTTCGTAAAAAGGTTCGTCACTTTCAACAACCGCACTACCTCGAGAACTTTGTACAAGCCATCTTTAATGCAGTTGGCGGAGGTCAGAATGGTTGTTTAGTCGTTGGTGGCGATGGCCGCTACTTCAACCGTGAGGCAGTACAAACCATCGTTGCTATGGCCATTGCCAATGGTTACAAGGAAATTATTGTAGGCCAGGGTGGTATCCTCTCTACGCCTGCTGCTTCTTGTGTGATCCGCAAATACAAATGTTCCGGCGGTATTATCTTATCGGCTAGCCATAACCCTGGTGGGCCGGATGAGGACTTTGGCATCAAATATAATGGTGCAAATGGCGGTCCTGCAACGGAGCAGTTAACAGACAAAATCTATGCTGAGAGTTGTGCCTTAACGAGCTACAAACTAAGCGCTATAGAAGCTATCGATCTAGACCTTATCGGCACCCTTGATGTTGAGGGGGTAAAGGTTCGTATCATCGATTCAGTGTCTGATTATGCTGAATTGATGGAGTCGCTATTTGATTTCCCTGCGATGCGTTCACTTCTCTCTGGTGGCGAATTCTCATTTTGTTTCGATGCGATGCATGCTGTAACAGGCCCCTACGCAAAAGAGATTCTTATTAATCGCTTAGGTGCGCCCGCAGAGAGTGTCATTAATGCGACCCCAGAAGAGGATTTTGGTGGGCACCATCCAGATCCAAATCTAGTTCATGCTGCAGACCTTGTATCGAAAGTTAACCAAAACGGATTGGATTTCGGTGCGGCATCTGATGGTGACGGTGATCGCAACATGATCATTGGTAATAACTTCTACGTGAACCCGTGTGACAGTCTTGCTGTACTCGCTGCAAACGCAACGTTGATCCCGGGATATGCGCAGGGTCTTGCAGGTGTCGCGCGCTCTATGCCTACCAGCAGAGCCTTAGACCGTGTCGCTGCCGCTCAAGGCCTCAACTGTTATGAGACGCCGACCGGGTGGAAGTTCTTTGGCAACCTAATAGATGATGGTCGCATTACATTTTGTGGTGAAGAGAGCTTTGGAACCGGCTCTAGCCATGTTCGCGAAAAGGATGGCCTATGGGCAGTACTGTGTTGGCTAAATATTCTTGCCTCTACAGGTGAAAGTGTTGCCTCTTTGATGCGTAACCATTGGCAAAACTTTGGTCGTGATCTATTTACCCGTCATGATTATGAGGGTCTGGATAGTGCGCAAGCTGCTGAGATGATGAAAGCTTTGGATGAGAAGCTCACTAACCTTGCGGGTAGTAACTTTGATGGCTTTGTCGTTGAAACGGCTGACCAGTTTGCCTATTCCGATCCTGTCGATGGCTCTGTTAGTCAGCGTCAGGGAGTACGTATCCTCTTTACCAACGGCGCACGCATTGTTGTTCGTCTATCTGGCACAGGCACGTCCGGTGCAACACTGCGCGTCTATCTAGATCGTTTCATTAATGAAGATTTAGAGTGTGATACGCAAGCCGCTCTTGCACCTCTGTCTGCTGTTGCGTCCAAGCTGATTGGAGTTGAAGCGTTTACGGGTCGCAAAGCGCCGGATGTTGTTACCTGA